A DNA window from Terriglobia bacterium contains the following coding sequences:
- a CDS encoding L,D-transpeptidase, with the protein MRKISGNSKRMSKASWLVAVLLMATVEALAQTRQQPSRQVLVSIPDRKLAVLEEGRVLKVFPVAVGAEVSPSPDGEFQIINRLTNPTYYHKGTVIGPGPANPLGSRWMGLSLKGYGIHGTNAPRSIGKAASHGCIRMAKRDLEQVFDMVRVGDTVVIRAEADAQTAQIFGSTETVVAQAQPVSTGTGSQ; encoded by the coding sequence GAAGCGGATGTCGAAGGCGAGCTGGCTGGTTGCGGTCCTTCTGATGGCCACCGTCGAAGCCCTGGCGCAGACCAGGCAGCAGCCCTCGCGTCAGGTACTGGTCAGCATTCCCGACCGGAAGCTCGCGGTGCTGGAAGAGGGCCGCGTGCTCAAGGTGTTTCCGGTTGCGGTCGGCGCCGAAGTCAGCCCAAGCCCCGATGGTGAGTTCCAGATCATCAACCGCCTCACCAATCCCACCTACTACCACAAGGGCACGGTGATCGGCCCCGGGCCCGCGAACCCGCTGGGCTCGCGCTGGATGGGCCTAAGCCTCAAGGGATACGGCATTCATGGCACGAACGCGCCGCGCTCCATCGGCAAGGCGGCCTCGCACGGCTGCATCCGCATGGCCAAGCGCGACCTGGAGCAGGTGTTCGACATGGTGCGCGTGGGCGATACGGTTGTGATCCGCGCGGAAGCCGACGCACAGACGGCGCAGATCTTCGGTTCCACCGAAACGGTGGTCGCGCAGGCCCAGCCGGTTTCGACCGGCACCGGAAGCCAATGA